The following are encoded together in the Zingiber officinale cultivar Zhangliang chromosome 8A, Zo_v1.1, whole genome shotgun sequence genome:
- the LOC122010500 gene encoding uncharacterized protein LOC122010500, protein MVKWLPNSSIYNFMDFRAAFLHHFASSRCHQKTSMNLFSLKQGPREVLRVYIQRFNQVAMNIPAVSSYVLVNAFTIGLTKGEFFQSLIRRLPKDFGHLQKKANEYINVEEA, encoded by the coding sequence ATGGTTAAATGGTTGCCAAACAGCTCGATTTACAACTTTATGGACTTCCGAGCAGCATTCCTACACCACTTTGCTAGTAGTCGCTGCCACCAGAAGACTAGCATGAATCTCTTCTCATTGAAGCAAGGGCCCCGAGAGGTCCTGAGGGTCTATAtccagcgcttcaatcaggtggcgatgAACATTCCAGCAGTCTCCTCATACGTGTTGGTAAACGCCTTCACCATAGGGCTCACCAAGGGAGAGTTCTTTCAATCGCTCATTCGGCGGCTGCCGAAGGACTTTGGTCATCTCCAAAAGAAGGCCAATGAgtatattaatgtggaagaagcctaa